A window of the Glaciimonas sp. CA11.2 genome harbors these coding sequences:
- a CDS encoding MarR family transcriptional regulator, which produces METHIENDISYKVDTEKDVKHLGSETLLLDNQLCFALYSASLTMTKIYKPLLQSLGVTYPQYLVMLTLWERDEITVSEVGERLYLDSGTLTPLLKRLELSGLVRRQRSVKDERQVIVSLTDQGNALRQDARLIPQQVSCSAQCSLDELRALTGQLQRLRAAMASNV; this is translated from the coding sequence ATGGAAACGCACATTGAGAATGACATCAGTTACAAAGTAGACACAGAAAAAGATGTAAAGCATCTTGGATCTGAAACTTTGTTACTAGATAATCAATTGTGTTTCGCGCTATATTCCGCGTCGCTAACGATGACGAAGATTTACAAGCCGCTATTACAGTCATTAGGTGTTACTTACCCGCAGTATTTGGTCATGTTGACATTGTGGGAGCGCGACGAGATCACTGTATCGGAAGTCGGCGAGCGTTTGTATCTGGATTCTGGAACGTTGACGCCTTTGTTAAAAAGGCTTGAACTCAGTGGTTTGGTCAGGCGTCAGCGCTCAGTAAAAGATGAGCGGCAAGTGATTGTTAGTCTAACTGATCAAGGAAACGCTCTGCGGCAAGACGCCCGATTGATTCCGCAGCAAGTGAGTTGCTCTGCGCAATGTTCATTAGATGAGCTGCGCGCTCTGACAGGACAATTGCAGAGATTGCGCGCGGCGATGGCAAGTAATGTTTAG
- a CDS encoding organic hydroperoxide resistance protein, with amino-acid sequence MSVEKILFTASATATGGRDGRATTSDGILDVKLTTPKELGGAGAAGSNPEQLFAAGYSACFIGAMKFVASQDKITLPADTSITGLVGIGQIPGGFGIEVELKISIPGMDKAEAKTLVDKAHHVCPYSNATRGNVDVTLTLV; translated from the coding sequence ATGTCAGTCGAAAAAATTCTATTTACAGCCTCAGCCACAGCAACTGGCGGTCGTGATGGTCGTGCTACGACATCCGATGGCATTCTGGACGTAAAATTGACAACACCGAAAGAACTCGGCGGCGCAGGCGCGGCTGGTAGCAATCCAGAGCAACTGTTCGCAGCCGGCTATTCAGCTTGCTTTATTGGCGCGATGAAATTTGTTGCATCACAAGACAAAATCACATTGCCAGCAGACACATCAATCACCGGCTTGGTCGGCATTGGTCAAATCCCAGGTGGATTCGGTATCGAAGTCGAACTAAAAATCTCGATCCCGGGCATGGACAAAGCAGAAGCGAAAACATTGGTCGATAAGGCACATCACGTTTGCCCATATTCGAACGCAACACGCGGTAACGTTGACGTTACGCTGACACTGGTTTAA